Within Streptomyces roseirectus, the genomic segment CCCGGTGCCCTCTCCGGCGGTCAGGCCCAGCGGGTGGCGATCGCCCGCGCCCTCGTCATAGAACCGAACGTCGTCTTCGCCGACGAGCCGACCGGCGCTCTCGACCAGCGCACCAGCAACGAGGTCGTCACCCTCCTCACCTCGGTGACCCGCGCCCAGGGAGCCGCCCTGGTCATGGTCACCCACGATCCCGACGTCGCCGCCCACTGCGACCGCATCCTCCAGGTCCGCGACGGCCGCATCACCGGCCACACCCAGTACACGGTGGCCTGATTGCACCGGCCACCGGCACGGCACGGCCCAGCCCCGGACACCACGAGCCGCACCAGCCACACCCCGCGGCCCGGCGGAAACACCCCGCGCGGACCCCACCCCTCAGGCCCGTACGGAGGCAGACCACCACGCGGACCACACGACACGAGACCCTGACCGGCACATCCCGCAGCGCGCACGGGGCGAGGTCACGAGGCGAAGTTCTGCCTCAGCGGCACACCCGGCGGCCCTGGCCTCAAGCCCGCACAAGACCGGACCGCACGGACCGGACCGGACCGCCCGAGCCTGCCACGGCCCACCCGACCATCCCCGCCGACGGCCACCGCCCGACACCGGACACCCCAGCCCCCCGCCTCCCCAAACCACCCCACCGATCCGCCACCCGCCACCCACCAACCGCCCGCCACCGAACACCCCACCGACCGCCGTCCCGCCGACCACCCCACCCCGCCCCGACCCCCACCGTCCCCACCCACCCCGTGAGGCATGATCGGTCCATGACCGCCCCCGCACCGGCCCCGATGCCGGCCCCCGCCACCCCGATCAGGGTGCTGATCGCCGACGACCAGGAGATGGTCCGCACGGGCTTCCGGTTCTTCCTGGACGCGCAGCCGGACATGACGGTGGTCGCGGAGGCGGCGGACGGGGAGGAGGCGGTGACGCTGGCCCGGCAGGTCCGGCCGGACGTCTGCCTGCTGGACATCCGGATGCCGAGGCTGGACGGCCTGGAGGCGACGCGGCTCCTGGCGGGCCCCGGCGTGGAGGACCCGCTGAGGGTCGTCGTGGTGACGACCTTCGACCTCGACGAATACGTGTACGGGGCGCTGCGCGGCGGGGCGTGCGGGTTCCTGCTGAAGGACTCGGGGCCGACGCTGCTCGCGGAGGCCGTGCGGGCGGCCGCGGCGGGCGACTCGCTGGTGTCCCCGTCGGTCACGGTCCGCCTGCTGAAGCACCTCACGGAGAAGGAGGAGACCCACACCAGGAGAACCGCCGCCGCGCCCTCACTGGCCGACCCCCTCACCGACCGTGAACTGGAGGTCGTCCGGCTGGTGGCACTGGGGCGGACCAACGCGGAGATCGCGACGGAGCTGTTCGTGTCGCTGTCCACGGTGAAGACGCACCTGTCGAGCGTGCAGGTGAAGCTGGGGACCCGCAACCGGGTGGAGATCGCGGCGTGGGCATGGCAGCACGGCCAGGTGAACCCCGCCTAGCGGGCCGCCTCGGCGGCGGGGTCCAGGCCGGGGTCCGGGTCCAGGCCGAGGTCGAGGCCCAGGACGCGGGCGACGGTGCGCAGGACGCCGTTGTCGTTGTTGGACGGCGCGAGGTGGCGGGCCCGGCGGATCACCTCGGGGTGCGCGCCCGTCATCGCAAAGGACCACTCCGCCGCGTCCAGCATCTCCAGGTCGTTGAGGTAGTCGCCGAAGACCATGGTCTGGGCCGGGGTGATGCCCAGCTCCCGCTGGAGCCGGCGCAGCGCGGCGCCCTTGTTGGCGGTGGCGTTCATGATGTCGACCCAGTGCTCGCCGGAGACGACGACCTGGTGGGTCGCGGTGAACGCGGCGAGCGCGGGCGCGACGGTCCGCTCGGCGGAGCCGAAGGAGTAGAGGGCGACCTTGATGATGTCGTCGTCGACGGCGGTGACGTCCTCGA encodes:
- a CDS encoding response regulator; this encodes MTAPAPAPMPAPATPIRVLIADDQEMVRTGFRFFLDAQPDMTVVAEAADGEEAVTLARQVRPDVCLLDIRMPRLDGLEATRLLAGPGVEDPLRVVVVTTFDLDEYVYGALRGGACGFLLKDSGPTLLAEAVRAAAAGDSLVSPSVTVRLLKHLTEKEETHTRRTAAAPSLADPLTDRELEVVRLVALGRTNAEIATELFVSLSTVKTHLSSVQVKLGTRNRVEIAAWAWQHGQVNPA